Proteins from one Archocentrus centrarchus isolate MPI-CPG fArcCen1 chromosome 8, fArcCen1, whole genome shotgun sequence genomic window:
- the LOC115784345 gene encoding uncharacterized protein LOC115784345 isoform X1, whose translation MATRSEIQDKEMAAHQKMTLRVIFTETDIRKVVLNTRPTTVEDLIGKLKESLGLNFNFSLQYQDPEFNYEVCNLTDIEDLPEKPTVKVIPLLELVSVSTSEEILSGTPSVADTEILSTSSQERQKQWPDCFDIPDFSVDVAYRLRQADLQFLRDGTHLKVTKELKHEILERLAESMYSYTAYPNNAQFESVAQALISKHPSLQERGSTSRCSGWKNSLKFKMANYRTKRRRSGCLDVAVNAGKRGGHSTEGEPANKNIKKAKKGEINFLPNFPDGFNQVALEGARKDLVNEMQKRTPNGQLVKEKMDLTFALRRKEVVESEPAVCEMVERWPALFTEDQVCMEFNRIVGKNLKQEFYESIDRHSPRLIEIFRSKRGNIGQMLTQLSQQTKTAEPTDTRTLVLRGLPVILGDNPTDFYKPAFDSDDDDSFRNIDIGILLVEPEGAVPSSSLHLSPASLKIVIEGEVVMDNIQDLPKAMCLLFGLAYAMHLSYPISMKFTFQFIQQVFLELGHVELKPKLQTLKNQLAM comes from the exons ATGGCAACGAGGAGTGAGATCCAAGACAAGGAG atggcagcacaccAGAAGATGACCTTGAGAGTAATTTTCACAGAGACAGATATAAGAAAGGTTGTTCTGAATACAAGACCTACtacagtggaggatttgataGGCAAGCTTAAAGAATCACTGGGACTTAATTTCAACTTCAGTCTCCAGTACCAAgatcctgaattcaattatgaaGTGTGCAATCTGACAGATATCGAAGATCTtcctgaaaaaccaacagtcaaggTCATCCCTCTACTTGAGTTGGTATCTGTCTCAACATCTGAAGAAATTTTGAGTGGCACACCCAGTGTAGCAGATACAGAGATCCTCTCTACATCCTCGCAGGAGCGACAGAAACAGTGGCCAGATTGTTTTGATATCccagatttttctgttgatgtagCATATAGACTTAGGCAAGCAGATCTTCAGTTTCTTCGTGATGGTACGCACCTGAAAGtaacaaaagagctgaaacatgAGATTCTTGAAAGATTGGCAGAGAGCATGTATAGTTACACAGCATACCCAAATAATGCTCAGTTCGAAAGTGTTGCACAAGCCCTCATAAGCAAGCACCCCTCTCTCCAGGAGCGAGGCTCAACCAGTCGCTGTAGCGGCTGGAAAAAtagtctaaaatttaaaatggctaattacagaacaaagcGCAGAAGATCAGGGTGCCTTGATGTAGCAGTAAATGCAGGGAAACGAGGAGGGCATTCAACTGAAGGAGAACCAGCCAACAAGAACATCAAGAAGGCAAAGAAAGGCGAGATCAACTTCTTACCCAACTTTCCAGACGGATTTAATCAGGTAGCCCTTGAGGGTGCCCGCAAAGACTTGgttaatgaaatgcagaagagaaCACCAAATGGACAGCTTGTAAAAGAGAAGATGGATCTGACGTTTGCattgagaagaaaagaggtggtGGAGTCAGAACCTGCCGTATGTGAGATGGTGGAACGTTGGCCTGCTCTTTTCACAGAAGATCAG gTATGCATGGAGTTCAACAGGATTGTTGGCAAGAATCTCAAACAGGAATTCTATGAGAGCATTGATCGGCACAGTCCTCGTCTTATCGAGATTTTTCGATCCAAGAGAGGGAACATTGGCCAAATGTTGACACAGCTTTCCCAACAAACAAAG ACTGCAGAGCCAACTGATACTCGAacactggtgctcagaggactTCCTGTTATCCTTGGTGACAAccccacagacttctacaaaccagccttt gactcagatgatgatgactctTTCCGCAACATTGACATTGGGATCCTCCTTGTTGAACCTGAAGGTGCTGTGCCCTCATCCTCCCTGCATCTCAGTCCAGCCTCACTAAAAATTGTCATTGAGGGAGAAGTGGTGATGGACAACATTCAAGACCTGCCAAAAGCTATGTGTCTTCTCTTTGGACTTGCATATGCAATGCATCTCAGTTACCCCATTTCTATGAAGTTCACGTTCCAGTTCATCCAACAGGTATTTCTTGAGCTGGGCCACGTTGAACTAAAACCAAAGTTACAAAcattgaaaaaccagcttgcgaTGTAA
- the LOC115784336 gene encoding uncharacterized protein LOC115784336 isoform X1, with protein MEDLTDFLRRREVSEEIIQTLENEKIDASVINLMSDEELKTYLPSYGDRLAVFGFCRRQGNSRKSTLFERLKTKLSKRKTSEDGSSTAQEHSEPTHKRNALKTKRKIEIGWMHYDEDADVFKQVRARRGGGTRKMVICKDAKKSDILQVAKDLFFPNGGNVRGPLTDFECDLKDYQEMTVDGGLTVGEMYNVTKLNILRFYLTTKKTQSSPGLQSSSQDQNSSSFTVATVSSFAPFEQVSPDVTQTVDTTDNNLSLSSMQAVSDNSSYSSDIVFVGPVSDSESINLDDTLVLTPQPGPTSERMKRVLVVHRGQVMPELISHFSANDLEDVDIKIQLVLPDGTPEKAYDHGGVVRDCLSEFWKEFYDQCTTGTAYKVPFLRHDFGQQEWESVGRIIAFGWATEKYLPVKIAPAILEQAAFGYVKSDIVENFLKFMPESERTVLEAWQSDFSSVDQEELVDILDNQSCRRMPTACNATEVLMELAHKTLVQEPAYVIEQWAKTLSTAGESLCDLSSVYEALQPNVRKVLGCFTFPETMTTHQKVIQKYLTTYVKNVEKQHLCLFLRFCTGSDLYLGKNIIVAFNELEGFQRRPVAHTCGCVLELSINYDSYPDFSSEMNRVLESNVWVMDII; from the exons ATGGAAGACCTGACTGACTTCTTGAGACGAAGAGAAGTCTCTGAGGAAATAATACAAACCCTGGAGAATGAGAAG ATCGATGCCAGTGTTATAAATCTGATGTCAGATGAGGAGCTGAAGACTTATCTACCATCATATGGTGATCGCCTTGCAGTATTTGGATTTTGCAGACGGCAGGGCAACAGCCGAAAGTCGACGCTTTTTGAACGTCTGAAAACCAAAttgtccaaaagaaaaacatctgaagatggcagcagcacagcgCAAGAACATTCAGAACCAACCCATAAAAGAAATGCTctgaagacaaagagaaaaatagaaataggATGGATGCATTATGATGAAGATGCTGATGTTTTCAAGCAGGTTAGAGCTAGACGAGGAGGAGGGACAAGAAAAATGGTAATTTGCAAGGACGCTAAGAAAAGTGACATATTACAGGTTGCAAAAGATCTGTTCTTTCCAAATGGAGGAAATGTTCGGGGGCCCTTAACAGATTTTGAATGTGATCTAAAGGATTATCAAGAGATGACAGTTGATGGTGGATTAACAGTTGGAGAAATGTACAATGTTACAAAACTAAATATCCTTAGGTTTTACctgaccacaaaaaaaacccaaagcagCCCAGGTTTGCAATCATCTTCTCAAGACCAAAACTCCTCTTCTTTTACTGTTGCTACAGTTTCTTCATTTGCTCCTTTTGAACAAGTCAGCCCTGATGTGACACAAACTGTAGACACTACAGACAATAACCTTTCACTCTCTTCCATGCAGGCTGTAAGTGATAACTCTTCTTACAGCAgtgacattgtttttgttggacCCGTCTCTGACAGTGAGTCAATAAATTTGGACGACACCCTGGTTTTAACTCCACAACCTGGCCCAACCAGTGAGAGAATGAAAAGAGTACTAGTCGTTCACAGAGGGCAGGTAATGCCAGAgctcatttcacattttagtGCTAATGATCTCGAAGATGTTGACATTAAAATCCAGCTTGTACTGCCTGATGGAACACCTGAAAAAGCTTATGATCATGGAGGAGTTGTAAGAGACTGTCTTTCAGAATTCTGGAAGGAATTCTATGACCAGTGCACCACTGGAACTGCTTACAAAGTGCCCTTCTTAAGGCATGATTTTGGGCAGCAGGAGTGGGAGAGTGTGGGCAGAATCATTGCATTTGGATGGGCCACAGAGAAATATCTCCCTGTGAAAATTGCCCCTGCCATTCTGGAACAAGCTGCCTTTGGATATGTGAAGAGTGATATTGTGGAGAATTTTCTCAAGTTCATGCCTGAATCTGAGCGTACAGTGTTAGAGGCGTGGCAGTCAGATTTTAGCAGTGTGGACCAAGAAGAACTTGTAGACATACTTGATAACCAGAGCTGCAGAAGGATGCCAACAGCCTGCAATGCTACCGAAGTCCTAATGGAGCTTGCACACAAAACACTTGTCCAAGAGCCTGCCTATGTCATCGAACAGTGGGCGAAAACACTCAGCACTGCAGGTGAAAGCCTTTGTGATCTGTCTTCAGTATATGAAGCCCTCCAACCAAATGTGAGAAAGGTTCTCGGGTGTTTCACTTTTCCTGAAACAATGACGACCCATCAGAAGGTTATTCAGAAATACCTAACTACATATGTGAAGAATGTTGAGAAGCAACATTTGTGCTTGTTCCTTAGGTTTTGCACAGGTTCAGACTTATATCTTGGAAAGAACATCATTGTTGCATTTAACGAACTTGAAGGTTTCCAGAGGCGACCTGTGGCACACACATGTGGATGTGTACTGGAGCTGTCAATAAATTATGACAGCTATCCTGATTTTAGTTCTGAGATGAACAGAGTGTTGGAATCCAATGTGTGGGTCATGGACATTATCTAA
- the LOC115784345 gene encoding uncharacterized protein LOC115784345 isoform X2, whose product MAAHQKMTLRVIFTETDIRKVVLNTRPTTVEDLIGKLKESLGLNFNFSLQYQDPEFNYEVCNLTDIEDLPEKPTVKVIPLLELVSVSTSEEILSGTPSVADTEILSTSSQERQKQWPDCFDIPDFSVDVAYRLRQADLQFLRDGTHLKVTKELKHEILERLAESMYSYTAYPNNAQFESVAQALISKHPSLQERGSTSRCSGWKNSLKFKMANYRTKRRRSGCLDVAVNAGKRGGHSTEGEPANKNIKKAKKGEINFLPNFPDGFNQVALEGARKDLVNEMQKRTPNGQLVKEKMDLTFALRRKEVVESEPAVCEMVERWPALFTEDQVCMEFNRIVGKNLKQEFYESIDRHSPRLIEIFRSKRGNIGQMLTQLSQQTKTAEPTDTRTLVLRGLPVILGDNPTDFYKPAFDSDDDDSFRNIDIGILLVEPEGAVPSSSLHLSPASLKIVIEGEVVMDNIQDLPKAMCLLFGLAYAMHLSYPISMKFTFQFIQQVFLELGHVELKPKLQTLKNQLAM is encoded by the exons atggcagcacaccAGAAGATGACCTTGAGAGTAATTTTCACAGAGACAGATATAAGAAAGGTTGTTCTGAATACAAGACCTACtacagtggaggatttgataGGCAAGCTTAAAGAATCACTGGGACTTAATTTCAACTTCAGTCTCCAGTACCAAgatcctgaattcaattatgaaGTGTGCAATCTGACAGATATCGAAGATCTtcctgaaaaaccaacagtcaaggTCATCCCTCTACTTGAGTTGGTATCTGTCTCAACATCTGAAGAAATTTTGAGTGGCACACCCAGTGTAGCAGATACAGAGATCCTCTCTACATCCTCGCAGGAGCGACAGAAACAGTGGCCAGATTGTTTTGATATCccagatttttctgttgatgtagCATATAGACTTAGGCAAGCAGATCTTCAGTTTCTTCGTGATGGTACGCACCTGAAAGtaacaaaagagctgaaacatgAGATTCTTGAAAGATTGGCAGAGAGCATGTATAGTTACACAGCATACCCAAATAATGCTCAGTTCGAAAGTGTTGCACAAGCCCTCATAAGCAAGCACCCCTCTCTCCAGGAGCGAGGCTCAACCAGTCGCTGTAGCGGCTGGAAAAAtagtctaaaatttaaaatggctaattacagaacaaagcGCAGAAGATCAGGGTGCCTTGATGTAGCAGTAAATGCAGGGAAACGAGGAGGGCATTCAACTGAAGGAGAACCAGCCAACAAGAACATCAAGAAGGCAAAGAAAGGCGAGATCAACTTCTTACCCAACTTTCCAGACGGATTTAATCAGGTAGCCCTTGAGGGTGCCCGCAAAGACTTGgttaatgaaatgcagaagagaaCACCAAATGGACAGCTTGTAAAAGAGAAGATGGATCTGACGTTTGCattgagaagaaaagaggtggtGGAGTCAGAACCTGCCGTATGTGAGATGGTGGAACGTTGGCCTGCTCTTTTCACAGAAGATCAG gTATGCATGGAGTTCAACAGGATTGTTGGCAAGAATCTCAAACAGGAATTCTATGAGAGCATTGATCGGCACAGTCCTCGTCTTATCGAGATTTTTCGATCCAAGAGAGGGAACATTGGCCAAATGTTGACACAGCTTTCCCAACAAACAAAG ACTGCAGAGCCAACTGATACTCGAacactggtgctcagaggactTCCTGTTATCCTTGGTGACAAccccacagacttctacaaaccagccttt gactcagatgatgatgactctTTCCGCAACATTGACATTGGGATCCTCCTTGTTGAACCTGAAGGTGCTGTGCCCTCATCCTCCCTGCATCTCAGTCCAGCCTCACTAAAAATTGTCATTGAGGGAGAAGTGGTGATGGACAACATTCAAGACCTGCCAAAAGCTATGTGTCTTCTCTTTGGACTTGCATATGCAATGCATCTCAGTTACCCCATTTCTATGAAGTTCACGTTCCAGTTCATCCAACAGGTATTTCTTGAGCTGGGCCACGTTGAACTAAAACCAAAGTTACAAAcattgaaaaaccagcttgcgaTGTAA
- the tspan34b gene encoding tetraspanin 35: protein MGCFQFLKTMMVIFNGIIFLAGAAILGVGIWVKVDSGSVLNFLGKIPNVPPELNQVLNVGYLLIAIGVLLVIIGFLGCCGAMKESKCMLLLFFIIVLLVFIAEVAGAVVILAFRPLADQLFNTVGKAAVMNIKQDYGNVSDITGLWNTTMNTLKCCGFYNSSDFVDSPYYNSHNKTFPPDCCSDTVRSCSNATVTGCFPKIKQLIENNSAAIVGVALGIAALEICAMVVSMSLFCRIKSGSV, encoded by the exons ATGGGATGTTTTCAGTTCCTCAAAACCATGATGGTTATTTTCAATGGCATCATCTTT CTGGCAGGTGCTGCCATCCTGGGTGTTGGGATCTGGGTGAAGGTGGATAGCGGTTCAGTCCTTAACTTTCTCGGGAAAATTCCAAATGTGCCACCGGAGCTTAATCAGGTGCTCAATGTGGGATACCTGCTGATTGCAATAGGGGTCCTGCTGGTCATCATCGGCTTTCTAGGCTGCTGTGGAGCCATGAAGGAGAGCAAGTGTATGCTACTGCTG TTTTTTATCATAGTCTTGTTGGTCTTCATAGCAGAGGTGGCAGGAGCAGTGGTTATTCTGGCATTCAGACCGTTG GCTGACCAGTTGTTTAACACGGTTGGCAAGGCGGCCGTTATGAACATCAAGCAGGACTATGGGAATGTTTCCGACATCACCGGACTGTGGAATACAACAATGAACACG TTAAAATGCTGTGGATTCTACAACTCATCGGACTTTGTGGATTCTCCTTACTATAACTCACACAACAAGACATTTCCACCAGACTGCTGTTCGGACACTGTGAGGTCATGTTCCAACGCG aCAGTCACCGGTTGCTTCCCAAAGATCAAGCAGCTGATTGAAAATAACAGCGCTGCTATTGTGGGAGTGGCGCTGGGGATTGCAGCCCTGGAG ATTTGTGCCATGGTTGTCTCAATGAGCCTTTTCTGCAGAATAAAATCCGGCAGCGTCTAA
- the LOC115784358 gene encoding uncharacterized protein LOC115784358, protein MNEQIAKYFQRGFTNDEILALLAESHGIIISKRTLERILHKNRLWRRKNKTEVEEVAAFIQAQLENSGQSHGYRWMHQKCWMNGIVTDRETVRLLLRLLDGEGVDLRSRRRLRRRVYHSRGPNYVWHIDGYDKLKPFGIAISGCIDGFSRSVIWLEAYKTNNDPRVIAGYYMDAVIQHGGCPDRVRLDLGTENVHVAQMQRFLHFSDSDSETDHVTFGASTGNQRVERWWLILRSQCVQYWIDLFDKLREDGHFSDSFLDKSLVQFCFLHIIQEELNEVALAWNDHRIRPVHNSRSPHGRPSFMYALPDIYGARDCLQHVNMEKVEACLEECVFKDFPCDEDVFHLCVELMAEHALGFTNDVFDTVDLYVQLRQLMLAQLETLP, encoded by the exons ATGAATGAGCAAATTGCTAAGTACTTTCAGCGAGGATTTACAAACGATGAAATCCTTGCGTTATTAGCTGAATCACATGGCATCATTATCAGCAAACGCACCCTCGAAAGGATCTTACACAAGAACAGACTTTGGCGCAGAAAGAACAAAACTGAGGTGGAAGAGGTGGCGGCTTTTATACAAGCGCAACTGGAAAACTCAGGTCAGTCACATGGATATCGCTGGATGCACcagaagtgttggatgaatgGAATTGtgactgacagagaaacagtTCGTCTTCTGCTCCGTTTACTCGACGGTGAAGGTGTGGATTTAAGGTCCCGTAGACGACTGCGGAGGCGAGTGTATCATAGCAGAGGCCCCAACTATGTGTGGCACATCGACGGATACGATAAGCTTAAGCCATTTGGAATTGCAATAAGTGGATGTATTGACGGCTTCTCAAGGAGCGTTATATGGCTTGAAGCTTACAAGACAAATAATGACCCCAGAGTGATTGCTGGTTACTACATGGATGCCGTGATTCAACATGGTGGATGCCCTGATCGAGTGAGATTAGATTTAGGAACAGAAAACGTCCATGTGGCCCAGATGCaaaggtttttacatttttcagacaGTGATTCAGAAACTGATCATGTCACTTTTGGAGCAAGTACAGGAAATCAGCGTGTTGAAAGATGGTGGCTAATCTTACGAAGTCAGTGTGTCCAGTACTGGATCGACCTGTTTGACAAACTAAGAGAGGATGGACACTTCTCAGACTCGTTCTTGGACAAATCATTGGTCCAGTTCTGCTTTCTTCACATTATACAG GAGGAATTAAACGAAGTTGCTTTGGCTTGGAACGACCACAGAATACGCCCAGTCCACAACTCCCGCAGTCCTCATGGTCGACCGTCTTTTATGTATGCCCTCCCAGACATCTATGGAGCGAGAGACTGTCTCCAGCATGTCAATATGGAGAAAGTTGAAGCCTGCCTTGAAGAATGTGTGTTCAAAGACTTTCCATGTGATGAGGATGTCTTTCATCTCTGTGTAGAACTGATGGCTGAACATGCTCTGGGCttcacaaatgatgtgtttgatACAGTGGATCTGTATGTACAACTAAGGCAGCTCATGCTTGCTCAGTTGGAGACATTGCCTTAA
- the LOC115784336 gene encoding uncharacterized protein LOC115784336 isoform X2 encodes MSDEELKTYLPSYGDRLAVFGFCRRQGNSRKSTLFERLKTKLSKRKTSEDGSSTAQEHSEPTHKRNALKTKRKIEIGWMHYDEDADVFKQVRARRGGGTRKMVICKDAKKSDILQVAKDLFFPNGGNVRGPLTDFECDLKDYQEMTVDGGLTVGEMYNVTKLNILRFYLTTKKTQSSPGLQSSSQDQNSSSFTVATVSSFAPFEQVSPDVTQTVDTTDNNLSLSSMQAVSDNSSYSSDIVFVGPVSDSESINLDDTLVLTPQPGPTSERMKRVLVVHRGQVMPELISHFSANDLEDVDIKIQLVLPDGTPEKAYDHGGVVRDCLSEFWKEFYDQCTTGTAYKVPFLRHDFGQQEWESVGRIIAFGWATEKYLPVKIAPAILEQAAFGYVKSDIVENFLKFMPESERTVLEAWQSDFSSVDQEELVDILDNQSCRRMPTACNATEVLMELAHKTLVQEPAYVIEQWAKTLSTAGESLCDLSSVYEALQPNVRKVLGCFTFPETMTTHQKVIQKYLTTYVKNVEKQHLCLFLRFCTGSDLYLGKNIIVAFNELEGFQRRPVAHTCGCVLELSINYDSYPDFSSEMNRVLESNVWVMDII; translated from the coding sequence ATGTCAGATGAGGAGCTGAAGACTTATCTACCATCATATGGTGATCGCCTTGCAGTATTTGGATTTTGCAGACGGCAGGGCAACAGCCGAAAGTCGACGCTTTTTGAACGTCTGAAAACCAAAttgtccaaaagaaaaacatctgaagatggcagcagcacagcgCAAGAACATTCAGAACCAACCCATAAAAGAAATGCTctgaagacaaagagaaaaatagaaataggATGGATGCATTATGATGAAGATGCTGATGTTTTCAAGCAGGTTAGAGCTAGACGAGGAGGAGGGACAAGAAAAATGGTAATTTGCAAGGACGCTAAGAAAAGTGACATATTACAGGTTGCAAAAGATCTGTTCTTTCCAAATGGAGGAAATGTTCGGGGGCCCTTAACAGATTTTGAATGTGATCTAAAGGATTATCAAGAGATGACAGTTGATGGTGGATTAACAGTTGGAGAAATGTACAATGTTACAAAACTAAATATCCTTAGGTTTTACctgaccacaaaaaaaacccaaagcagCCCAGGTTTGCAATCATCTTCTCAAGACCAAAACTCCTCTTCTTTTACTGTTGCTACAGTTTCTTCATTTGCTCCTTTTGAACAAGTCAGCCCTGATGTGACACAAACTGTAGACACTACAGACAATAACCTTTCACTCTCTTCCATGCAGGCTGTAAGTGATAACTCTTCTTACAGCAgtgacattgtttttgttggacCCGTCTCTGACAGTGAGTCAATAAATTTGGACGACACCCTGGTTTTAACTCCACAACCTGGCCCAACCAGTGAGAGAATGAAAAGAGTACTAGTCGTTCACAGAGGGCAGGTAATGCCAGAgctcatttcacattttagtGCTAATGATCTCGAAGATGTTGACATTAAAATCCAGCTTGTACTGCCTGATGGAACACCTGAAAAAGCTTATGATCATGGAGGAGTTGTAAGAGACTGTCTTTCAGAATTCTGGAAGGAATTCTATGACCAGTGCACCACTGGAACTGCTTACAAAGTGCCCTTCTTAAGGCATGATTTTGGGCAGCAGGAGTGGGAGAGTGTGGGCAGAATCATTGCATTTGGATGGGCCACAGAGAAATATCTCCCTGTGAAAATTGCCCCTGCCATTCTGGAACAAGCTGCCTTTGGATATGTGAAGAGTGATATTGTGGAGAATTTTCTCAAGTTCATGCCTGAATCTGAGCGTACAGTGTTAGAGGCGTGGCAGTCAGATTTTAGCAGTGTGGACCAAGAAGAACTTGTAGACATACTTGATAACCAGAGCTGCAGAAGGATGCCAACAGCCTGCAATGCTACCGAAGTCCTAATGGAGCTTGCACACAAAACACTTGTCCAAGAGCCTGCCTATGTCATCGAACAGTGGGCGAAAACACTCAGCACTGCAGGTGAAAGCCTTTGTGATCTGTCTTCAGTATATGAAGCCCTCCAACCAAATGTGAGAAAGGTTCTCGGGTGTTTCACTTTTCCTGAAACAATGACGACCCATCAGAAGGTTATTCAGAAATACCTAACTACATATGTGAAGAATGTTGAGAAGCAACATTTGTGCTTGTTCCTTAGGTTTTGCACAGGTTCAGACTTATATCTTGGAAAGAACATCATTGTTGCATTTAACGAACTTGAAGGTTTCCAGAGGCGACCTGTGGCACACACATGTGGATGTGTACTGGAGCTGTCAATAAATTATGACAGCTATCCTGATTTTAGTTCTGAGATGAACAGAGTGTTGGAATCCAATGTGTGGGTCATGGACATTATCTAA